The DNA segment CAAATACAGCCAAGGGCGGTTTTCCAGATAAGTGCATTCCACTTGGGCGAGTATTTTACGGGCTCTTGCCTTATCCGCCCGGCTCGGGGTACCCCAATAATCAATCATGGCGTATTTTCCGCTCACCACGGAATCGATGGCGGGTTCGGAATTCTCCATGAGTTGACGTATTGAAGAGCTGACTATTCCGATTTTCTTGCGTAATTCGCGCCAATCCGTTTGTCCGTATTGATTATTAAAGACGGATATTTCACCATCTGTCGGAGGCATGTAACCGGCAAGGGAACTCAAGAGGGAGGTTTTTCCTGAGCCATTTGGCCCAAAGATGACCCACTGCTCACCCGGTTTGATTTTAAGATTGAGGGAATCCAGAATCGTGATATCCCCACGGCAAATGCAAAGGTTGATTAATTCTAAGATAGGACGCGAGTTATTCCGGCTGGACATGGACTCGGGCTTTCTTTCCATTACAAACGTGCAGGGTCTTTAAAAGGACAGAACAAAGAGATGATGCCATGCGGTTACACTTGGTACCATGACGAACGGCGTGCGCTGATATTTTCTTTTCGATAGCGACAAAGTTAATCAGTTTCCCTTTTTTATCACAGACAGGTGAGATCCTGATGTGTGCCCAGTACTTTTCACCATTCTTGTGGTAATTCAGAATATCAACACAACATTCTTTTTTCTTTTCCATTGCGTGATGAAGGGATTTAATCGTTTCCGGATTCGTATCTTCCCCCTGAAGCAATTTGCCGGGTTTTGTATTTTTGATTTCATCGAGCGAGTAACCACACATTTTAGTAAAAGCAGGATTTATCCATTTGACCTTACATCCCGCGTCTGCGACGACGACAGCAAGGTCGGATGATTCAGCCATTGAATAAAAAATTTTCTCGAGGTGTGCTTTGCTCATATAGTTAACATACAACATTTTCCAGTATTACTATTTTGTCAAGTATAATATAAGTAATCATATGAAAAAGGTTGGGAATTTTGGGCTTTGGCTTTTTTCTTCTCCTTTTGCCCGGGGTTTGTCAAATTCTCTTCTTATATGAGCCAATCCCCCTCCCTTGCCTATACGACCTTGGTGCAAAAATGCAATGAATTGACTTTTATCCACTCGGCAAACAGCGCCCTGCACTGGGATCAGGAAACCTACATGCCCCCGAAGGCCCTTGATTACCGTTCCCGCCAATTGGCATTTTTGAGTGGTTGGGCTCATAAAGAGTTTACCTCCGTCACAACCGGAAATCTCATTTCTGAATGTGAACAAGCCGGTTTTTCCCCGGACTCTGTGGAAGGGGTGAATACCCG comes from the Verrucomicrobiota bacterium genome and includes:
- a CDS encoding ABC transporter ATP-binding protein; its protein translation is MERKPESMSSRNNSRPILELINLCICRGDITILDSLNLKIKPGEQWVIFGPNGSGKTSLLSSLAGYMPPTDGEISVFNNQYGQTDWRELRKKIGIVSSSIRQLMENSEPAIDSVVSGKYAMIDYWGTPSRADKARARKILAQVECTYLENRPWLYLSQGERQRVLIARALMAEPALLILDEPCAGLDPLARQNFLDFIRRLIKTPKGPALLFVTHHVEEIIPEITHCLLLKNGRNLSSGPIRTVLNSTHLTDLFDCPARLTCRKGVFSLKIDPKK
- a CDS encoding PAS domain-containing protein, coding for MSKAHLEKIFYSMAESSDLAVVVADAGCKVKWINPAFTKMCGYSLDEIKNTKPGKLLQGEDTNPETIKSLHHAMEKKKECCVDILNYHKNGEKYWAHIRISPVCDKKGKLINFVAIEKKISAHAVRHGTKCNRMASSLCSVLLKTLHVCNGKKARVHVQPE